GTCGTCGAACACGTTCCCCGGTGCGAATGTGTTGAACCGCAACCGGAATGTTTCTGATCTGCCGAAACCGCCGGCCTGGCATGAGGGCGCTCCCTGCGCCTCCTCAGACCCGGACGCGTTCTTTCCCTCCCATTACGGGGTGACGCAAACCGCTGACGCGAAACGGATCTGCGCCGGCTGTGACCGCCGGGAGGTGTGTTTGCAGTGGGCGTTGGACAACCGTGAACCGCACGGTGTGGTTGGGGGTACGACTCCGCGTGAACGTCAGGCCATGTGGAAGCAGGGGGCGGCATGACCTGCCAATGCGGGAAGCCCGTCAAAGCGCGCGGCATGTGCGAAATGCACTACGCCCAACACCACCGCCGGCAACGCGCCTACGGACGTTGGACTCCCGACCTGGTCGACGCCCAGCCTGTACGCGAGCACATCCTCAAGCTGCGTGACGCAGGAGTGGGGAACAAACGGCTCGAAGAGGAGTTCGGCGTCCCGCACAGCACCATCCAGCATCTGCTGTACGGGCAACGCGGATACGGTCCGAGCAAACAGGTCCGCCAAGCTACCGCCGACCGCATCCTCCAAATCCCTGTTCCGCGTACCGGTGTCGAGTTTGTGCGACAGGACCGCGTCCCCGCCCTGGGCACAACCCGCCGATTGCAGGCGTTGGTGGCGAACGGGTATTCGCAGACGGATCTGATCAGCCGTCTGGGTTGGCCGGAGAATGGCAGCACTTCGGAGTTGTTCCTCGGACAGTCCCGCAACATTGCGGTTCGTCGAGCACGGGATGTGACGTCCTTGTTCGCGCAGTTGCAGATGGTTCCCGGAACTGATCGGAAGGCGCGGCATCGGGCGAAGGCGAAAGGTTGGTTGCCTCCGTTGGCGTGGGATGAGGACCGTATCGATGACCCCACCTATGAGCCGGAAGTGGTGGACAAACCCCGCACTGCCGAAGACCTGTTCTCCGACTTCGAGTATCTGCTGTCGATGGGTGTTGGGGCGGAGGAGGCATCGCGTCGGGTGGGGATGCTGCCGGCGTCGATGAAGCGCCGGTATGAGCGGCATGGGCGGCGTTGTCCGGCAGCGTTGACGTCGGTGGCGTGGCAGCAGAGGAAGACGGCGTCATGACGGGCTTCTCTGCGGATGTGAAGGCTGCTGCTGCGGTGCGGGCGATGGGTCGCTGCGAAGTCCAAACCGACTGGTGTACCGGCACAGGGCAGGACTATCACCACCGAGCTAACCGCGGCATGGGCGGATCGAAAGACCCACAGATCAACGCCCTGTCGAATTGTCTGCTGGTGTGCCGCGGCTGCCATGACTTCATCGGCCGCAATCCGGCGCAGGCGTACGCGAAGGGCTGGTTGGTGTCGAAGTTCCGGCAGCCGTCCAGCGATGTGGCTGTCCTGCTGTCGGGCCGGTGGGCGTTGCTCGATGATGCCGGCGGGGTCGAGGTGTGCGATGCGGTGGGCTGAGGTTCCGGAGTCCTACCTCCTGTGGGGGGCGATCGAGAGGCCGTGCCCTGAGTGCGCGGCCAGGCCGGGGGAGCTTTGCGTACTCCGTTCCCCCGCAACAGGTGCAGAGAAGACACGACACATCCCCTGCGTGGGGAGAACCAAAGGAGACAACGAATGAGCAACAACAAGAAGGCTTTCGACGGCGAGGCGTTCAAGGCGGTTGAGGTGGTCAAGGTGCAGGCTGTCGGCGGAGGCTCGGGTGGCAATGGCGGCTACGTCGTGCAGCCCTTGGCGTCGGCGAGAACTGCTGTGCGTGTGGTGGTGACGAGAACCCGGAAGGGTTACCAGTGGGCGCAGATCGCCCGCAACGGCAGCGCCGGCGCCATCTCCCCGAAAACGTATGACACGAAGTCGAATGCGGTGCGCGCTGCCAAGCGTCAGGCCGCTCTGGTGGGTGGGGTGGTGGAGGTCCAGTGATCGTCTACGAGAACATCCCGGAGAAGGTGTCTGAGTATCGCGGCACCATCGAGGTGTACGAGGACGAGATCTTGCAGGTCGACCTCGATGCCAAGAGCGTGGTCGCCAGACATCCCGAGTGGCGTTGGCGGTGTAAGTCCCGCAACGGTCAGATCCTCGCTCAGGGGGAAGGCTATCGGCGTAGGTCGGGGGCTCTCAACGCCATCGACACCCAGTACGCGGCGCGGTTGAAGGTTGGTGGCATCAACTACGACGTGGTCCCGCGTGGGCAAGAACGGCAGATGCTCGTCTGCCCGTGGCGTGTGGTGATCCTCGACCGCCACGGAGACATCGACAAGATCGGAGCACTCTACTGATGAGCGAGGACAACCCCGTATCCCGCAACCTGCCGGGAAACCCTTTCACCGATAACTACGCGGCCATGACGGCTGAGCAGTCCGCATGGTTCGCCATCGCCTACGAGATTCGCACACTCACCATCGCCCTCACGGAGCAGACATACAACCTGAACGGCAGTCCTCTCTGTGACGAACTGCGAGATCGGCTGGGCCTGAACGGCGGCGGTGTGTCATGACTCGCATCCTTGGTGTGTCCGCTGTACCGGGTTTCTTCCCACCCGGACCTGTTGATTGGTCGAACGGGCAGACGTTGGTGCCGGCCGAAGACCTGGAGCAGGCGCAGGCACGCATCGCCGAACTCGAAGTGGCGCTGAGAAGGAAGCGGCTCATCTTC
The sequence above is a segment of the Gordonia westfalica genome. Coding sequences within it:
- a CDS encoding WhiB family transcriptional regulator, producing the protein MSNGFHIEPSTTRMDQGRRSNTLDEKKQALGSSNTFPGANVLNRNRNVSDLPKPPAWHEGAPCASSDPDAFFPSHYGVTQTADAKRICAGCDRREVCLQWALDNREPHGVVGGTTPRERQAMWKQGAA
- a CDS encoding YegP family protein, with amino-acid sequence MIVYENIPEKVSEYRGTIEVYEDEILQVDLDAKSVVARHPEWRWRCKSRNGQILAQGEGYRRRSGALNAIDTQYAARLKVGGINYDVVPRGQERQMLVCPWRVVILDRHGDIDKIGALY